A region from the Excalfactoria chinensis isolate bCotChi1 chromosome 11, bCotChi1.hap2, whole genome shotgun sequence genome encodes:
- the LOC140257260 gene encoding RNA-binding Raly-like protein isoform X2 has protein sequence MVFTMNSTCDLDYNLYRDDFPYRVYEYQKIPPLINRIPVKARRTHGRAGGTSSPSPQHGARSSTSSTEMRMKLRAEELHSIKGELSQIKERVDNLLESLERMEQRRERLSGCKESEKKAEVGSASPAPLGEGSRGTEGSGGDGCNVDSTEESTDTEETTMKAHTSDPERSQ, from the exons ATGGTTTTTACAATGAA cagtaCTTGTGACCTGGACTACAACCTCTACAGGGATGACTTCCCATACCG GGTGTATGAATACCAGAAGATCCCACCCCTCATTAACCGCATCCCCGTCAAGGCCAGGAGAACACATGGCAGAGCAGGAGGCacgagcagccccagcccccaGCACGGGGCACGGAGCAGCACCAGCTCCACGGAGATGCGGATGAAAC TGAGAGCCGAGGAGCTGCATTCCATCAAGGGGGAGCTGAGCCAGATCAAGGAGCGGGTGGACAACCTGCTGGAGAGCCTGGAGCGCATGGAGCAGCGCAGGGAGCGGCTCTCGG GGTGCAAGGAGAGCGAGAAGAAGGCAGAGGTGGGCTCAGCATCGCCGGCCCCGCTGGGAGAGGGCTCACGAGGCACGGAGGGGAGCGGAGGGGACGGGTGCAACGTCGACAGCACCGAGGAGAGCACGGACACGGAGGAGACGACG ATGAAGGCCCACACCTCGGACCCTGAGCGGAGCCAGTAG
- the LOC140257260 gene encoding RNA-binding Raly-like protein isoform X1 produces the protein MSALSGRDGWRYLDVAREAKPSRVRLGQKRPHSSSLYPSTCDLDYNLYRDDFPYRVYEYQKIPPLINRIPVKARRTHGRAGGTSSPSPQHGARSSTSSTEMRMKLRAEELHSIKGELSQIKERVDNLLESLERMEQRRERLSGCKESEKKAEVGSASPAPLGEGSRGTEGSGGDGCNVDSTEESTDTEETTMKAHTSDPERSQ, from the exons ATGAGCGCTCTGAGCGGTCGGGACGGGTGGAGGT ATCTGGACGTGGCCAGGGAGGCCAAGCCGAGCCGGGTCAGGTTGGGCCAAAAGAGGccgcacagcagcagcctgtaCCC cagtaCTTGTGACCTGGACTACAACCTCTACAGGGATGACTTCCCATACCG GGTGTATGAATACCAGAAGATCCCACCCCTCATTAACCGCATCCCCGTCAAGGCCAGGAGAACACATGGCAGAGCAGGAGGCacgagcagccccagcccccaGCACGGGGCACGGAGCAGCACCAGCTCCACGGAGATGCGGATGAAAC TGAGAGCCGAGGAGCTGCATTCCATCAAGGGGGAGCTGAGCCAGATCAAGGAGCGGGTGGACAACCTGCTGGAGAGCCTGGAGCGCATGGAGCAGCGCAGGGAGCGGCTCTCGG GGTGCAAGGAGAGCGAGAAGAAGGCAGAGGTGGGCTCAGCATCGCCGGCCCCGCTGGGAGAGGGCTCACGAGGCACGGAGGGGAGCGGAGGGGACGGGTGCAACGTCGACAGCACCGAGGAGAGCACGGACACGGAGGAGACGACG ATGAAGGCCCACACCTCGGACCCTGAGCGGAGCCAGTAG